ACCCGCCTGGCGGTCAAGCTCGACTTCATCGCCGGGCTGCTGCTCAAGGCCCTCGACGCCACCGGCGCCGGCGGGTTCCGTGGCGTGCAGACCCGGGTCGGCGAGGTGATCGGCTGGCGCAACCTGTTCTGGACGCTCACCGACGCGATGGCCAACAACCCCGAACCGTGGATCGGCGACACCGTGATCCCGCGCCTCGAATACGGGCTCACCTACCGGATGTTCATGATCCAGGGCTATCCGCGGATCAAGGAGATCATCGAGCAGGACGTGGCCTCGGGCCTGATCTACCTGCCGTCCTCGGCCGCCGATTTCAAGAGCCCCGAGGTGCGGCCGTATTTGGACAAGTACGTGCGCGGCTCGGACGGCATCACCGCCGTGGACCGGGTCAAGGTCATGAAGGCGCTCTGGGATTCGATCGGCTCGGAATTCGGTGGGCGCCACGAACTCTACGAGCGCAACTACTCGGGCAACCACGAGAACGTCAAGGCCGAACTGTTGTTCGCGGCGCAGAACCGCGGCGGGGTGAGCCGGATGCGCGGGCTGGCCGAGCAGTGCCTGGCCGAGTACGACCTCGACGGCTGGACGGTGCCGGACCTGATCGGCAACGAGGACGTCAGCTACTTCGGCGCCCGCTGACGGTGGTGACCGGCGGTCCGGGTCGACAACGACGTCGTCGGTGGCAGCGGCGCCACCCCGGACCGCCGAGCCGAAGAACGTCGGAAACTAGGGTTGGTTCGATGAGTACCGACAGCACACCAGCGGGTTTCGTGCACGAGCAGCGCGCGGTGCGGGTGGTGTTCCGCGCCGGGTCGTGTGCGGACCTGCCGCGGGAGGTCGAGCGGCTGGGGCTGGACCGGGTCGCGGTCGTGGCCGGACGCCGATACGCGGACCGGGTGGCCGGGATGCTCGGGGCGCGGGCGGTGGTCGTGGTGGCCGATCCGCGGATGCACGTCCCCGTCGAGCAGGCGGAGGCGGTGCGGGCCCGTGCCACCGAAGCGCGCGTCGACGGGCTGGTCGCGGTGGGCGGCGGATCGGCGGTCGGGTTGGCCAAGGCGGTGGCGCTCACCCACCGGGTGCCGATCGTGGCCGTGCCGACGAGCTTCTCCGGCTCGGAGATGACCCGGGTGTGGGGGACCACCGCGGGCGGTGTGAAGCGCACCGGCCGGGATCCGGTCGTCGCGCCGCGGGTGGTGCTCTACGACCCGGAGCTGCTGGCCGGCTTCCCGACCCCGCTGGCGGTGCCCTCGGCGTTCAACGCCCTCGCGCACGCGGTGGAAGCGCGGTACGCCCCCGACCGCACGCCGGTGACCGACCTGGTGGCCGAGGCGGCGATCGGCACGATGCTCACCGCCCTGCCCGCGCTGGCCGCGGATGATCCGGCCGGGCGCGCCGGAGCGTTGCGCGGAGCCTGGATGTGCGGGATGAGCCTGGACTCGACGTCGATGTCGTTGCACCACAAGCTCGCGCATGTGATCGGCGGCGGTTTCGCACTGCCGCACGCGGAAACACACACGGTTCTGCTGCCGCACGTCCTCGGCTACAACGCGGCGGCGGCGCCGGACGCCGCCGCTGCGGTGGGCGCCGCATTGCCCGGCGGTGCCGAACCGTCCGCGGCGGGCCGGGCCTTGCAGTCCTTCGCCGCGGGCCTGGGCGCCCCGACCCGCCTCGCCGATCTGGGCCTGCCCCGCGACGCCCTCGACCGAGTGGTCGACACCGTGCTCGACGCGCCGTACGCGAATCCCGCACCCCTGGACCGCGCCGCGTTGCGCGAGCTGGTCGAACGCGCGTGGGCGGGTGCGCCGGTGCCGTGACCACCCGCCTCCCTCGCGTTCCTCGGCACATCTCACACCCCGGCCTCCCGGCCCGGGCCCGGACAACCGTTAGCGTGGCGGTGATTCGACGATCGGAAGGTTGCGTGTGGTGCGGCTGGAACTCGAGGGGTTGGCGAAGCGGTTCGGCGCGGTGACGGCGCTGGCCGACGTGGGATTCGAGGTGGGTGCGGGGGAGATCTTCGGGTTCGTCGGCAGCAACGGGGCGGGCAAGTCCACGACCATGCGCATCGTGCTCGGTGTGCTCGCGCCCGACGCCGGAAAGGTCGTCTTCGACGGCGCCCCGGTCGATTTCGCGGTGCGGCAGCGGTTCGGGTACATGCCCGAGGAACGCGGTCTCTACCCGAAGATGCGCGTCGCCGAACAGTTGCGGTACCTCGCGCAACTGCACGGGCTGACGCGGCGGGACGCGGCGCGGGAGGTCGATCGCTGGTGCGAGCGGCTCGGCCTCGCCGACAAGCGCGAGCGTCGCCTCGAGGAACTGAGCCTCGGCAATCAGCAGCGCGCGCAACTGGCCGCGGCGCTGGTACACCGGCCGCGGCTGCTCGTCCTCGACGAACCGTTCTCCGGCCTCGACCCGGTCGCGGTCGACGTGATGAGCGAGGTGCTGCGGGAGCAGGCCGACGCGGGCGTGCCGGTGCTGTTCTCCTCCCATCAGCTCGATCTGGTGCAGCGGTTGTGCGACCGGGTCGGCATCATCGTCGCGGGCCGGATGCGGGCGGTGGGCGCCGTCGGTGAGCTGCGCTCTCGCGGCGGCCGCCGGCTCGCGGTGTCCGCGCCCGACGCGCCCGCGGACTGGGCCGCCGAGCTGCCCGGCGTCCGCGTCCTCGGACACACACCGGCCCGGCCGGGCGAACCGCCGGAAACGCTGCTCGCCCTCGACGACGACGCCGACGACCAGGCGGTGCTGGCCGCCGCGCTGCGCACCGGCCCGGTGCGCCGGTTCGCTTCCTATCGCCCGTCCCTGACCGAGCTCTACCGAGAGGTGGTCGCGGCATGACCGGGCCGGACACGTCCTACCTGCGCGCCATCGGGCTGGTGGTGCGGCGGGAATTCCTCGCCCAGGTGCGCACCAAGGCGTATCGCTGGAGCGTGCTGCTGATGAGCGCGGCCGTCGTGCTGGCGTCGGTGGTCTTCGGCATGGTCGACGACGACGGATCCGCCACCGCCGACGTCGCCGTCGTCGGCCCCGGCACCACGGCCCTGGCCGAACAGCTGCCCGTGGCCGCGCGCGCCGCCGGACTCGACGTCCGCGTCCAGACCGGCCGCGACTCGCAGGGCGCTCGCGCTGCCGTCGAGGCGGGCATGGTGGACGCGGCACTGCTGCGCACCGGCGACGGACCCGACGAGGTGCTGGTCCGCGAATCGCTCGACCCGCAGCTGGGCGCCGCCCTCACCGAGGTGGTGCGCACCGAGGCGCTGACCCGCGCGGTGGGCACCGACAGCGCGGCCGTGCTCGGCGCGCTGGGCGAGTCGGCGTTCACGGTGCGCGCGCTCGACCCGCCCGACCCGCAGCAGGGGGAGCGCGTGCGGATGGCGTGGGTGTCGTTGTTGCTGCTGCTGACCACCGTGCTCGGGTTCGGTGTGTACGTCGCGATCGGGGTGGTGGAGGAGAAGTCGACGCGGGTGGTCGAACTGCTGCTGGCCACCATCCGGCCGTCGCAGTTGTTGTGGGGCAAGGTGATCGGCATCGGTGCGTCCGCGCTGTTGCAGGTGCTGGTGATCGGCGCGGTCGCGCTCGTGGCGGGGCGGGCGACCGGGCTGATCACCCTCACCGACACGGCCGTCGCCGTGTTCGCCGCGACCCTGATCTGGTCGGTGCTCGGCTACCTGCTGTTCTCGCTGCTGTACGCGGCGGCGGGTTCCCTGGTGTCGCGGCAGGAGGAGGTGCAGGGCGTCACCGCTCCGTTGATGTTGCTGGCGATGCTGGCCTACGGCCTGAGCATCGGCGCGATCGGCGACCCCGGCGGCACCTTCGCCCGCGTCGCCGGGTGGATCCCGCCGTTCTCGGCGTTCGTCATGCCGATCCGGACGGCCGCGGGGGCCGCGACGGGGTGGGAGATCGCCGGCGCGGCGGTGGCGATGCTCCTGGCCTGTGCGCTGGTGTCCCGGATCGCCGCCCGCGTCTACACCCGCAGCGTCCTGCACACCGGCTCCCGCCTGTCGTGGCGGGCGGCCCTGCGCGGCTGAGGTCGAGTCGGCGGCGGGGTGGTCGCACCGGTGCCGAGGCCGGGCGACGTTTAGCCGTCCGCCCGTGCGGCATGCCTTCCGGTGAGAAGTTCCGCCGATGGGAAGGAGTGACCGATGGCCGAACTGGACGGTGTCCGGGTGCTGATCGTGACGTCGAACACCGGGGTCGAACGCGACGAGCTGCTGGTGCCGCGCGACCGGCTGCGCGAACGCGGCGCCCGGGTGACCCACGCGGCGCCCAAACCGGAGCAGGTGCAGACCTTCCAACACGATCTCGACCCGGCGCAGGCCGTGGAACCCGACAGCGCGCTCGACGGCGTCGACGCCGACGACTTCGACGTGCTGGTGGTCCCCGGCGGCACGGTCAACGCCGACAAGCTGCGCCTGGAGGACCGCGCGGTGGCGTTGGCCAAGGACTTCGCGGGCGCGGGCAAACCGATCGCCGCGATCTGCCACGGCCCGTGGCTGCTCGCCGAAGCCGACCTGGTGTCGGACAAGACGCTCACCTCGTATCCGTCGCTGCGCACCGACCTGGGCAACGCGGGCGGCCGGTGGGTGGACGAACCGGTGGTCCGCTCGACCGAGCGGGACTGGACCCTGATCACCTCCCGCAACCCCGGTGACCTGGACGACTTCGTGACCGCGATCGTGCGCGAGGTCTCGGCCCGCTGACCGGGCCTGCGGTTTCGCCGGACGCGCGCCGGGTACCTGCCGGTCGTCGGCACCGGTCGGCGGCAGGCACACCCGGAAAGGAGCGGCATGAGCGGTCGGCATCCGGAAACGGTGGCGCGTGATCAGGACGAGCGTTCCCCCGCGCCCGTCCCGACCAGCGCCGAGCACGGCAGGCGGCTCGACGGCACCCGCGCCGTCGCGGCGCTGACCGATCTGGGCTTCGCGGCCATCGCCGCGGGGGTGATCGCGCGCCGACGGCCGGTGATGGGCCTGCTGGAGAAGGCCCAGGCCGACAGCAGGGCGTTGCAGCGGATGCGGCAGTTGCGCCGCGAATTCGGTGCGGGCCCGGTGGAGTTGGTGGTGCCCGGCCGCCGCATCGTCGTCCTGCTCGACCCCGGCGACGTGGGACGCGTGCTCGCCGAGGCGCCGACCCCGTTCCATCCCGCCAACCGGGAGAAGCGCGCCGCGCTGCGCCAGTTCCAGCCGCACGGGGTGCTGCTGTCCAAGGGTGTGGTGCGCGAACAGCGCCGCGCGGTGAACGAGGCCGTCCTCGACACCGACGCGCCGCTGCACCGGCTCGCCGAGCCCTTCGCGGCGATCATCGCCGAGGAAGCGGCGCAGCTGTTGGCGTCGGCGTTGCAGCGCGGGCACCTGGACGCCGAGCACTTCACCATCCAGTGGTGGCGGATGGTGCGCCGGTTGGTGCTCGGGGAGCGGGGCCGCGACGACAGCGCCATCACCGACGAACTGTGGCGGCTGCGGTCGGCCGCCAACTGGTCGTTCCTGGCGCCGCCACATCGCAGGCGCCGCGAGGTCTTCACCGAACAGCTCTACCGCTACGTGGAGCGGCCGGACCCGAACAGCCTGGCCGGGGCGGTGGCCGCGGTGCAGACCGGCGGCGCGGTGGACCCGGTGGGCCAGATCCCGCACTGGCTGTTCGCCTTCGACGCGGCGGGCATGGCGGCGCAGCGCGCGCTGGCGGTGCTGGCCACCCACCCCGACCAGCAGGCCGCCGCCACCGCCGACGCGGCCGACCCGCACCAGGTGCACCTGCGCCCCTACCTGCGCGCCTGCGTGCTCGAATCGGTGCGGCTGTGGCCGACCACCTCGACCATCCTGCGCGACATCACCGAGCCGACGCAGTGGCGCGCGGGTGCCGACTCCTTCACCATCGCCCCCGGTGCCGCCCTGCTCATCCTGGTGCCCGCCTTCCACCGCGACGCCGACCTGCTGCCCTTCGCCGACCGGTTCGCCCCGGAGATCTGGCTCGACGGACAGGCCGCGCAGTATCCGCAACTGGTGCCGTTCAGCGCCGGACCCGCCGAATGCCCGGGCCGCAACCTGGTGCTGTTCACCACCAGCACCCTGCTCGCCCACCTGCTCGCCGCCGCGGAATTCCGGCTGCGCTCCGGCCACCGCATGTCACCCCAGACGCCACTCCCGCTGACCCTCAACAACTTCGGCCTGGACTTCGACGTCACGCGTTTGCCGAACGTGGCGAGCTGACGCGTCCGTCGGGTGGCTCCCTCAGCCTCGGACCGCGGAACCGGTCTCGACGGTCGACCCGGTGTGGGTCAACTCCGCGATGACCGCGAGCCCGTCGCGCTGCAATTCCACCAGGTCGCGGGTTTCCCCCGGCGCGATCCACCGCGCGAATGCGGTGCCGAAGACGGAGACAGCCAGCTCGCCGGCCAGCCGAGCCGCCATCGGTGCGCTCCCGCGCGCGACGAACGCCGACGTCAGCGCACGGGAGAGCTTGGCCATCTTGAGCAGTTCGCGCTCCTGCAACTGCTCGTTCGCGGTGATGACGGCGTCGCGTGCCCGGGCGTAGTCCCGCCCCCGCCGATCCTGTAACTCGCGCCCGCCGGCCTCGAGCGCCGTGGCGAGCAGCCGGCTCAGCGGCGCGTTCGCGGGCGCGGTCGTTACCGCGGTGGTGAAGACCTGCTCGAGCTGTTCTTCGCCGGCGAACAGCACTTCGCGCTTGTCGGCGAAGTACCGGTAGAACGTCCGTTCGGTCACGCCGGCCCGGCGGGCGATCTCGGCGACGGTCGTCGCGTCGAACCCGTTCTCGGCGAACAGTTCGAGCGCCGCTTGCCGGAGCCGCTCCGACGCCCCTGGTGCCCAACGTGCCATGCCCGCATCCTAGCCGGACGCGATCCTCTGATGACAGCTTCTGACATCGGTGCTACCGTCGGTGATGTCAGCATCTGACATCACTTGTGTCCTGCGTCTGCGAAAGAGGTCACCGTGCACGTTTTCGTCACCGGAGCATCCGGATTCATCGGCCGCGCCGTCGTCGCCGAACTGCTCGCGAGCGGCCACGAGGTGACGGGTCTGGCCCGTTCCCCGGAATCGGCGTCCGTCGTCACCGGTCTCGGCGCGCGGGTCCACCGCGGCCACCTCGACGACCTCGACTCGATCCGCGCGGGCGCGCGGGCCGCCGACGGGGTGATACACCTCGCGAACAAACACGACTGGGCCGACATCGACGGTTCCAACCGCGCCGAGCGGGCCGCCGTCGCGACCATCGCCGACGCGCTCGCCGGTTCCGATCGTCCGTTCGTGCTCGCCTCCGGTCTCGCGTTACCGGCACTGGGACGCGCGGCGACCGAACGCGACATCAATCCCGCGGTCGGCCCGGACGCCCCGCGTGGGGGTTCGGAGAACCTCGCCCTCGGCTACGCCGAGAACGGTGTACGCGTCGTCTCGGTGCGCTTCGCGCCGACCGTGCACGGCGAAGGCGACCACGGCTTCGTCGCCGTCGTCGCCCGGACGGCCCGGGAGCGCGGCGCCGCCGTCTACCCCGGCGACGGCCGGAACCGATGGGCTGCCGTGCATCGGCTCGACGCCGCGCGACTGGTCCGGCTCGGCCTGGAGAAGGCGACCGCGGGCACGATCCTGCACGCGGTGGCCGAGGAAGGGGTGCCGGTCCGGCGGATCGTCGAGGCGCTCGCCGAACGCCTCGCGGTGCCCGCGACGTCGGTCACCGCGGCGGAACTCGCCGCGCAGATCCCGTTCATCGGCGGCGTCCTGGGCGCCGACATGGCAGCCGACAGCACCATCACGCGCGAGCTGCTCGACTGGCGCCCCGCCGGACCCACCCTCCTCGAAGACATCGCCGCCGGCCACTACGACCAGCCCTGATTCATCCCGCTGACCCGCTCAGGCGGTATTGGATCGTGCCTGTGCGGGCGGCCTGCGGGGTGATGCTGCGCTACCGCCTCCGGCCGCTGACCCGCTCAGGCTGTGTTGGATTTCGCCTGTGCGGAGGCGGCCTGCGGGGTGACGCTGCGCTACCGCCTCCGGCCGCTGACCGCTCAGGCGTCGGCGGCGCGGAGGGCGAACCAGCCTTCGCCCGGGTCGGCGAAACCGTGGTAGACCAGCGGCACCTGTTGATCGATCGCGAAGTGCCGGTAGACGGCGAGCATCGCCTGGCGCACCGACCAGCACTGGAAGTCCTCGATGCGGCGCATGCCGATGCGATGTTCGGGCAGGGTCGCCAGCCGCAGCACCTCGGTGCGGTCGGCGACGTCGAGGCCCGGCGGTTCGGGATCGTCGATCAGGTGGTCGCGCAGGACGGAGCGGATCAGGTCGGGATCGCACGGCCGTGGCGCGAAGGGGCGGAATCGGGCGTGCCAGGCGGGTTCGGCGGTGGCCTGGGCGGCATCGATGAGCCCCACGTCCGGTTCGGGCTCCCGCGCGGCGGGTACCGGGTCCTGTTCCAGGACGTGCAGGATCGCGCCGCCGGGCATCAGGGGTTCGGGCGCCAGGAACAGCGACACCGCGGGCCGCCGTCCTTCGACCAGGGCGACTGTGGTGTTCGGGGGGTAGGACATGCGTCCTCCACGGGTGGACTCGGAAACGGTCGGCACCGCGCGGTCCGGGGGGACCACACGACTCGGCAGTGTCTGTGCGCGAACTCGGTCTGCGCGCGCTCGAAGGGGGCGCGTGCGCGGAGTAGTCCTCGGCTCCGATTCTAGTCCGCTTCCGGCCGGTGGGACCGCGATCGCGCGGGATCGACGCCGCCGGAGCGGGCACCGCGCGGCCCGCAACGCCGCGACCGAAGTGCCGGGAGTTCAGGCAGTCGGCACGGTGTTCTGCGGGGCGGTGTCGTCGGGAAGCAGCAGCGGCACCAGGTGTTCTCCGGCGAAGGTCCGCAGGTCCGCTTCGGTGCGCAGCAGGGGCGGGGCGTCGGGGGTGAGGACCAGCGAGTGCACCAAGCGCACGATCATGCCCGCGACGGTGTGGGCGTCACGCACGCCGCGGTCGGTGGCCAGGATCTGCTCGGCGACGAACGCGGTGGCGAGAGCGAGGATGTCGGCGGCGCCGACGGTGATGGCGGCCAGGGTCTGGTCCCGGTCGACGGCGAGGAGCTTGACCAGGATCGGGTTGGTGCGCAGCAGGGTGACGGTGACGGCGAAGCCGCGGGTCACCCGCTCGACAGGGTCGTCGACCGCGTCCAGCGCGGCCGAGATCCGGTCGAGGACGCGGGCGGTTTCGCGCAGCAGTGCCGCACGCACGATCACGTCCTTGGCGCCGATCCTGCGATAGAGGGTGGCCCGGTTGACCCCGGCCTGCCGGGCGATGTCGTCGGCGCTGACCCGGGTGATGCCGAGGTCGGCGAACAGCGTGAGCGCGGCGTCGAGGATGCGCGCATCGGTGCGGTCGCGGTCGACCTCGGCGCCCAGCAGGAGGGCGTAACTGCTCGGTTCCGACACGTCGCAGACCTTACCGGGACGGGCGGTTCACCGACCGGGTCTGGCGCAACAGTGCGACAATCGTCTATCTTTTGTTGCATTGCATCATCCGCGCGACGAGGAGGTTTACCCGTGGGTGCTAGGAACGGCGTCGCCGTCGACACCGACATCATCGAAGCCCCGGCCCCGGCCGGCCTTCCCATCGGTCCCGGCTCGCTCACCTGGAAGTACGCGGGCGACTGGCGGAACATGCTGTTCCTCGGCCGCACCGGCATCCTGCAGAACATGCACCCGGCCGTCGGCGCCGCGCTGCAACAGCATTCGAACTTCTTCGACAATCCCTGGGACCGGGTGGTGCGTTCGGTGCCGCAGATCCAGGGCATGATCTACGACGCCGACAACGAGGCACAGGCCGGTCGCGTCCGCGATTACCACAAGCCGCTCAAGGGCGAGGATTCCCGCGGCCGGCGCTACCACGCGCTCAACCCCGAGGTGTACTGGTGGACACACGCCACCTTCATCGAGTTGAGCATCGCGATCAACGAGTTCTTCGGCACCCCGCTCACCGACGCGGAGAAGGACCAGCTCATCGCCGAAGGCATCACCTGGTGGCGGATGTACGGACTCTCCGACCGGGTGCTGGTGTCGAATTACGCGGAGTTCAAAGAATATTGGGACCGCACCATCGACGAGGTGCTGGAGGCCAACGCCACCACCGACTTCGCACTGCGGCTGGACCGCACTCGGATTCCCACCGTGCCCGGTATCCCGGAGCCGGTGTGGTCGGTGATCTGGCGTCCGGTGATGGCGTTCAACCTGTGGCTGGCCAACGGGCTCATGCCCGAGCGCGCCCGCGAGATCCTCGGCATGCGGTGGGGCCGGGTGGACCAGGCGGTGTTCGGAGTGTTCTGCGCCGCGATCCGGCACACCTGGCCGCTGCTGCCCGAGCGCCTGCGCTACGCGCCCCGCGCCTACGCGGGAATCAAGCGAGTCCGCTCCGCGCAAGCACACTGAGCTGCCCGATCCACGCCCGTTGAGCACGACCGTGCCCCGTGCGATGCTGGGCGCGACAACGACGAGGGAGTCGCCTGTGCAGAACCGACCGTCGGCAGCCGAGCTGCTGGAGTCGTTGGCCGAACTGCTGGAGGACACGCTGTTGCCCGCGTTGCCGCCCGCGCTGCAACACCGGGCCAGGGTCGGCGCGAATCTGGCCAGGATCGTGCGGCGGGAGGTCGAGCTGGGCCCGCAGGCGGCCGAGCGCGAACGCGCGCTGCTGGCCGCGGTGCCCGACGGTGACGAGCAGGCCCTCTGGCGGGCGCTCACCGAGGTGGTGCGTGCCGACCTGGCCATCGCCAAGCCCGGCTACGACCGGTGGGAGGGCGAATGAGCGCCGATCCGGCGGCGGGCCTGGCCGACGTACTCGCCGAGACCTTCGGCGCGCCGGTGCGGGTGCGTGATCTCGAGTTCCTGTCCGCGGGCGCGCGCAGGCGCAACGTCGCGTTCACCGCCGAGGTCGAGGGGCAGGCGCCGCGCACGCTCGTGGCCACCCTCGTCCCGGCCGCGGTGGAGATCATGTCGGTGTCGGTGGAGGCGGTGGTGCGGGAACTGGCCCGCGGCAACGGCGTTCCGGTGCCCGAGGTGGTGGCGGTCTGCGCCGATCCGGCCCGCGTCGGCGAGCCGTTCCTGATCTCGGCGCATGTCGCGGGCGAGACGGTGCCGCGCAAGGTGCTGCGCCTCATCGCCGCCGAGGGCACCGCCGACCGGGTGGCCGGGCAGTGGGGCGAGGCGATGGGCAGGCTGCACGCGGTCGATCCCGGCCGGGCGCCGGAGGCGCTGCCCGCCGCGGGCGCCGACCCGGCGGCCGACGCGCTGGCCGACGCCGAGAAGGGCGTGCGCGCGCTGCTGGCCGACCGTCCGGTGTTCGCGATGGCGCTGCGCTGGCTGGAGCGGCGGCTGCCCGCACCGCCACCGCGCACCGCGCTGCTGCACACCGACCTGCGCAACGGCAACATCGTGGTGGGGGCCGACGGCCTGCGCGCGGTGCTCGACTGGGAGGGCGCGCAGCGGTTCGGCGATCCGATGCGGGATGTGGCCTGGCCGGCGCTGCGGATGTGGCGCTTCCGCGAGGACGCCAGGGAATTCGGTGGCTTCGCCGACCGCGACACCTTCGTGCGCGGCTACGAGGCGGCGGGCGGCAGCTTCGACCTGGACCGGTTCCGGTGGTGGAAGGTGATGGGCACGCTCGCCTGGGGTGTCGGGTTGGCCGGGCAGGCCGCCGCACATCTGGACGGCACCGTCCGCGACATCGTCATGGCGGCCAGCGGGCGCCGGGTGTCGGAAATCGAATGGGATCTGCTCATGCAGATCCGGCCCGCCGCACGAGCGTAGGAGAGAGCGTGGATTTCGCACTGCCCGAGGAACTGACCGCCTACCTGGCCGAATTGGACGCCTTCATCGAGGCCGAGATCATTCCCCTGGAACAGGCCGACGACAATATCCGGTTCTTCGACCACCGCCGCGAGGACGCGCGCACCGACTGGGAGCGTGGCGGCCTGCCGACCGCGGAATGGGAAGCGCTGCTGGCCGAGTCACGCCGCCGCGCCGACGCCGCCGGGCACTACCGGTACGCCTTCCCGCAGGAGTTCGGCGGTCGGGACGGC
This sequence is a window from Nocardia farcinica. Protein-coding genes within it:
- a CDS encoding maleylacetate reductase; translated protein: MSTDSTPAGFVHEQRAVRVVFRAGSCADLPREVERLGLDRVAVVAGRRYADRVAGMLGARAVVVVADPRMHVPVEQAEAVRARATEARVDGLVAVGGGSAVGLAKAVALTHRVPIVAVPTSFSGSEMTRVWGTTAGGVKRTGRDPVVAPRVVLYDPELLAGFPTPLAVPSAFNALAHAVEARYAPDRTPVTDLVAEAAIGTMLTALPALAADDPAGRAGALRGAWMCGMSLDSTSMSLHHKLAHVIGGGFALPHAETHTVLLPHVLGYNAAAAPDAAAAVGAALPGGAEPSAAGRALQSFAAGLGAPTRLADLGLPRDALDRVVDTVLDAPYANPAPLDRAALRELVERAWAGAPVP
- a CDS encoding ABC transporter ATP-binding protein: MRLELEGLAKRFGAVTALADVGFEVGAGEIFGFVGSNGAGKSTTMRIVLGVLAPDAGKVVFDGAPVDFAVRQRFGYMPEERGLYPKMRVAEQLRYLAQLHGLTRRDAAREVDRWCERLGLADKRERRLEELSLGNQQRAQLAAALVHRPRLLVLDEPFSGLDPVAVDVMSEVLREQADAGVPVLFSSHQLDLVQRLCDRVGIIVAGRMRAVGAVGELRSRGGRRLAVSAPDAPADWAAELPGVRVLGHTPARPGEPPETLLALDDDADDQAVLAAALRTGPVRRFASYRPSLTELYREVVAA
- a CDS encoding ABC transporter permease: MTGPDTSYLRAIGLVVRREFLAQVRTKAYRWSVLLMSAAVVLASVVFGMVDDDGSATADVAVVGPGTTALAEQLPVAARAAGLDVRVQTGRDSQGARAAVEAGMVDAALLRTGDGPDEVLVRESLDPQLGAALTEVVRTEALTRAVGTDSAAVLGALGESAFTVRALDPPDPQQGERVRMAWVSLLLLLTTVLGFGVYVAIGVVEEKSTRVVELLLATIRPSQLLWGKVIGIGASALLQVLVIGAVALVAGRATGLITLTDTAVAVFAATLIWSVLGYLLFSLLYAAAGSLVSRQEEVQGVTAPLMLLAMLAYGLSIGAIGDPGGTFARVAGWIPPFSAFVMPIRTAAGAATGWEIAGAAVAMLLACALVSRIAARVYTRSVLHTGSRLSWRAALRG
- a CDS encoding type 1 glutamine amidotransferase domain-containing protein produces the protein MAELDGVRVLIVTSNTGVERDELLVPRDRLRERGARVTHAAPKPEQVQTFQHDLDPAQAVEPDSALDGVDADDFDVLVVPGGTVNADKLRLEDRAVALAKDFAGAGKPIAAICHGPWLLAEADLVSDKTLTSYPSLRTDLGNAGGRWVDEPVVRSTERDWTLITSRNPGDLDDFVTAIVREVSAR
- a CDS encoding cytochrome P450, which gives rise to MSGRHPETVARDQDERSPAPVPTSAEHGRRLDGTRAVAALTDLGFAAIAAGVIARRRPVMGLLEKAQADSRALQRMRQLRREFGAGPVELVVPGRRIVVLLDPGDVGRVLAEAPTPFHPANREKRAALRQFQPHGVLLSKGVVREQRRAVNEAVLDTDAPLHRLAEPFAAIIAEEAAQLLASALQRGHLDAEHFTIQWWRMVRRLVLGERGRDDSAITDELWRLRSAANWSFLAPPHRRRREVFTEQLYRYVERPDPNSLAGAVAAVQTGGAVDPVGQIPHWLFAFDAAGMAAQRALAVLATHPDQQAAATADAADPHQVHLRPYLRACVLESVRLWPTTSTILRDITEPTQWRAGADSFTIAPGAALLILVPAFHRDADLLPFADRFAPEIWLDGQAAQYPQLVPFSAGPAECPGRNLVLFTTSTLLAHLLAAAEFRLRSGHRMSPQTPLPLTLNNFGLDFDVTRLPNVAS
- a CDS encoding TetR family transcriptional regulator — its product is MARWAPGASERLRQAALELFAENGFDATTVAEIARRAGVTERTFYRYFADKREVLFAGEEQLEQVFTTAVTTAPANAPLSRLLATALEAGGRELQDRRGRDYARARDAVITANEQLQERELLKMAKLSRALTSAFVARGSAPMAARLAGELAVSVFGTAFARWIAPGETRDLVELQRDGLAVIAELTHTGSTVETGSAVRG
- a CDS encoding SDR family oxidoreductase, translated to MHVFVTGASGFIGRAVVAELLASGHEVTGLARSPESASVVTGLGARVHRGHLDDLDSIRAGARAADGVIHLANKHDWADIDGSNRAERAAVATIADALAGSDRPFVLASGLALPALGRAATERDINPAVGPDAPRGGSENLALGYAENGVRVVSVRFAPTVHGEGDHGFVAVVARTARERGAAVYPGDGRNRWAAVHRLDAARLVRLGLEKATAGTILHAVAEEGVPVRRIVEALAERLAVPATSVTAAELAAQIPFIGGVLGADMAADSTITRELLDWRPAGPTLLEDIAAGHYDQP
- a CDS encoding TetR/AcrR family transcriptional regulator codes for the protein MSEPSSYALLLGAEVDRDRTDARILDAALTLFADLGITRVSADDIARQAGVNRATLYRRIGAKDVIVRAALLRETARVLDRISAALDAVDDPVERVTRGFAVTVTLLRTNPILVKLLAVDRDQTLAAITVGAADILALATAFVAEQILATDRGVRDAHTVAGMIVRLVHSLVLTPDAPPLLRTEADLRTFAGEHLVPLLLPDDTAPQNTVPTA
- a CDS encoding oxygenase MpaB family protein, encoding MGARNGVAVDTDIIEAPAPAGLPIGPGSLTWKYAGDWRNMLFLGRTGILQNMHPAVGAALQQHSNFFDNPWDRVVRSVPQIQGMIYDADNEAQAGRVRDYHKPLKGEDSRGRRYHALNPEVYWWTHATFIELSIAINEFFGTPLTDAEKDQLIAEGITWWRMYGLSDRVLVSNYAEFKEYWDRTIDEVLEANATTDFALRLDRTRIPTVPGIPEPVWSVIWRPVMAFNLWLANGLMPERAREILGMRWGRVDQAVFGVFCAAIRHTWPLLPERLRYAPRAYAGIKRVRSAQAH
- a CDS encoding DUF6285 domain-containing protein; translated protein: MQNRPSAAELLESLAELLEDTLLPALPPALQHRARVGANLARIVRREVELGPQAAERERALLAAVPDGDEQALWRALTEVVRADLAIAKPGYDRWEGE
- a CDS encoding phosphotransferase family protein, which produces MSADPAAGLADVLAETFGAPVRVRDLEFLSAGARRRNVAFTAEVEGQAPRTLVATLVPAAVEIMSVSVEAVVRELARGNGVPVPEVVAVCADPARVGEPFLISAHVAGETVPRKVLRLIAAEGTADRVAGQWGEAMGRLHAVDPGRAPEALPAAGADPAADALADAEKGVRALLADRPVFAMALRWLERRLPAPPPRTALLHTDLRNGNIVVGADGLRAVLDWEGAQRFGDPMRDVAWPALRMWRFREDAREFGGFADRDTFVRGYEAAGGSFDLDRFRWWKVMGTLAWGVGLAGQAAAHLDGTVRDIVMAASGRRVSEIEWDLLMQIRPAARA